AAGTGCATCATAAAGGCTGTGCTGAAAAGATGTTCCTTGTAAGATGGCATAGCTTTGTCTAATGGacttatttcaacttttggtaTATTTTGCAGGACTGAGAATGCCATTAATGCTGGGAATACACTTTATGTGACTGGCCTGTCCACACGGGTCACAGAAAGAGATCTCGAAGATCATTTTTCGAAGGAAGGAAAGGTCAAATGGTTACTTAGTTTCTCTAACTTGGTGGTCAGAGTGCTTTTTTTGTTATCCGGGGGGAAAAAAAGTTAGTAAGACGATAGGTAGTAAAACATAATAAGTTGGTAAAAATTGGGCataaaaattggttaaatatatCACTGCAACTGGGAACATTAGTTGAATGACTAGATATTATGGCTAATTGGGATTGCAAAAAGAATTTCCACAGAAAGGCCTTTAAGTTTTCCAGGTGGAGTTGActgtaaaaaaaaatgcttaatGCTCTGTTAACTTCGCTTTTGTTCTCCAGGTGAAATCAGTTTTTCTAGTTGTGGAGCCACGTTCTCGTGTGTCTCGTGGCTTTGCTTTTATCACGATGGATAGTGCTGAGGATGCCAATCGGTGCATCAAACATCTGAATCAGTCAATTCTTGAGGGCCGATACATAACTGTGGAGAGGGTGAGTTACCTCTACATTAGTGGTGAAGAATGATGTGTTTACTGGTTATCAGTCCTCTTGACTTGGAGGTTTTCTGGTTATATTCAGAAGACATTGCGTCAGCTATGTTGGCAGCAATCAAAGATGATGAGTTCATCCATTCCAACAATTTAGTCAAACAGCTTGATCAATGGCCAGCTAAAACAGCTTTTCTTGTGCATCTGATCAACTAAACAATGCAACTATATTGCCCAACTCTCAACTATACAACCTCAGCAAATACTTTCAACTCTCAACTAATCAACGGTCATTATCAACATTCTAATCAGGCTTTATGGTATCTAATACCTGGCATtggttttctcatttttctttgcATACTAGATTGGGAAGCCTCCCAAGAGAATATGTTTTGAAAATGCTGTTAATAAACCTAGTCGTTATGTTTGTAGTCCCTTCACTAAGCCCAGAGGTGAGGCTTTGAGCGAAGGTTTTGGATACGGAAAAGGGGATGGTGGGTGATATGGTTTTGAAATTCTAGAAGTGCATTTGTTATTGTTGATTTTGCCTCGTACTTCTAAAGTTTGTATTCATGCGCATGTCTGTCGTATTTCATGTCAAATTGTGCTGTTACTTGCACCTCTTTAATACCCATGAGTAGAAAAGCTGAAGAAAGTGTTGTCTAGGGGTGTGTATTCTGCTCTGCTTGGTTTTTCGCGTGTACCATGCAGATTTACAAATTTGGTGGATTGAGGCTTTTTACTCTCTTTTCAGTCCCGGAGGAAACGGCCTAGGACTCCAACACCTGGTCATTATCTTGGGCTTAAAAGCAGTAGGGGCGATGGTGAGTTCTTGTCAGCTTGTTTCTAATAGTGTTTTAGCAATGCTTATGCATATGTTCTTAGAAGTACTAAAGTCCCGATTTGTTTGTGTGCAAGGTTTTCGTGGTGACCGTGGTAGGTATCGCGGAGGATCTAGCCATGATGACTATGGGTATCGGAGGTCTCCCAAGCGATCACCTTTTCGCGGCGGACGTGATTACTCCCCCCGGCGATCACCATATGGTGGAAGGTCAAGAAGGGATAGGTCAAGGTCCTATTCTCCTTACCGTAGTCCTGAAAGGAACTATGCTCGTGGCTCTAGATGAAACTTGGTACCAGGTTTTGGTATCTGTTTATGGGGAAAACTGTTTCATAGATTTTTTTCGGTTGTTTTCTTGGTAGGATTGGAATGAGGATGCTTGGATTGTTTACTTCTGTTGTTGGTCAGGTGTGTGCACTTTTTTATACCCTGTTAGCTAAGTGTGGATGTCCTGAAATGATAAAACATCTGTATTAGGTCATCATTTGACCAGTTTCATGCTAAGCTCTTGAATTTGGCTTGTAAATCACTGTTATATTGGTGAACTTCAGTGAGCAAAGTGAGATGAACCCTTGGGTTAAAGGCGCTCCAGATGTACATTTCAATAGGCTCTGTTCCACTGAATTGGGCTTGTAGCGCATCTTTGCTAGTCGCTAGAATTTATAGGCAGCCTTTCAAAAAGGATGGCTTTGTTGTCTGTTAGTAATGTATGGTTTGCCATGCCACTTTGCAGCTTTCGGAAGCAGCAAGCCTTGTCCTCTTTGCAGCTTATGGCGATAGCGAACCTCATCCCTCTCCTTAGGACTGCTGCTTCAACTATAGATTCGTTTCCGCGTCATGTTCTCTTTTCATGTTTTGTCACTCTTTATAGTTCTCCTAGCAAAAGTGTATTCTTAAAGGAGGTAATAAGCAACATTCAAACGCATGACTGCTGGCCTAAGGCAAAGGTAACGGAAAAATGAACAGAGAAAAACAATGCCTAAGCTTATTGCGGGTGAAGTAGCATGTCAAAAACACTCCTTCAGCCTCTCTTGACTGCCCCTGCCTTCTAGGTTGCTGGTTCCCATTCCGTATGCCAAGTTGAATGCAGCATGCCAAAACATGCCTCAATTTGTATTTACTCTGTCGATCTTTTGGATTGATATCTTTAAGTGAACAGATTTGGTTGCATCTTGAACCCATTTCTTCTCCGAGCTTGGAATTAGATCACATCAAAGAGTTGAATGGATGAATACCTGTAGCTGGGTAATCAAACAGCTTTCCCACCTTACCTGGTAGATTTGTAATGGAATTGGCTTTACAAGTGGAATGCTACCTGTTGGCTGTGACCTGCGGGCGTACGACGGAAGTATGTGATTGTGATGTCTTGCGTTTGGCCCGCTCGCTTGGTCCGCTGGACAAAGATGGCTTGACGCCAGCCCCTTCCCTCCACGTGACAGACACGTACttggcatttttttttcccctcttttttgGATGGACGCCATACAACGTTAAAAGGAAATACGAAAAAGGTATGGAATCTTTATCTTCTTCTGTCtcctaaatttctaattatGTGTGTCGATTTTTATCAGTAACAAAAGGATGGAATTTGGGCCAGCTAATACATTATCTATCAACTTATTAGTTAAGGAGTGATGCCTGATTATAGAAGATAAGACctcgataaataaataaataaaacaatatGAGACATGAGCtatagaaacaaaaaaaaatttcgaattGAAATGTTTAATTTACTTGGTGTTAAGTACTTGTTAATTGCTACTTATTTAAGAGCAATCTTCCTTTCCACGGGAGG
The genomic region above belongs to Coffea arabica cultivar ET-39 chromosome 7c, Coffea Arabica ET-39 HiFi, whole genome shotgun sequence and contains:
- the LOC113699149 gene encoding uncharacterized protein, translated to MADSPRKRYSRSPSPWEEKSRSPVRSRSRSRSRSRSWPRPKATSRSRSRSTSRSRGRTENAINAGNTLYVTGLSTRVTERDLEDHFSKEGKVKSVFLVVEPRSRVSRGFAFITMDSAEDANRCIKHLNQSILEGRYITVERSRRKRPRTPTPGHYLGLKSSRGDGFRGDRGRYRGGSSHDDYGYRRSPKRSPFRGGRDYSPRRSPYGGRSRRDRSRSYSPYRSPERNYARGSR